One window from the genome of Eucalyptus grandis isolate ANBG69807.140 chromosome 7, ASM1654582v1, whole genome shotgun sequence encodes:
- the LOC104454850 gene encoding cellulose synthase A catalytic subunit 3 [UDP-forming]-like isoform X1 encodes MVLRSENRLLEGQRSSVICQRSQSYEGMTLDQNLEGSRGRMDNARWDSMAWKKYEGLPQNDSDFSCFLSCCVLKAMTPHPSSRLSYDTGQSGGLDAKGNELPRLIYVSCEKRLGFQHHKKAGAMNALVRVSAVLTNGPFLLNLDCDPYINNSKALREAMYLLMDRNLGKHVSHVQFPKRYDGVDRNDRYTNCDIVFFGLGSLSLH; translated from the exons ATGGTGCTTCGCTCCGAAAATCGACTACTTGAAGGACAAAGGTCATCCGTCATTTGTCAAAGATCACAAAGCTATGAAGGCATGACTTTAGATCAGAATCTTG AAGGTTCCCGAGGAAGGATGGATAATGCAAGATGGGACTCCATGGCCTGGAAAAAATACGAGGGACTGCCCCAGAATGATTCAg ATTTCTCTTGTTTCCTATCGTGCTGCGTTTTAAAGGCCATGACTCCACATCCAAGTTCTCGACTCAGTTATGATACGG GGCAAAGTGGAGGTCTTGATGCTAAGGGTAATGAGTTGCCACGTTTGATCTATGTTTCTTGTGAAAAACGTCTGGGCTTCCAACATCACAAGAAAGCTGGTGCCATGAATGCTCTT GTGAGAGTCTCTGCTGTCCTCACTAATGGACCTTTCTTGTTGAATCTTGATTGTGATCCCTACATAAACAACAGTAAGGCATTGAGAGAAGCCATGTATCTCTTGATGGATCGTAACCTTGGGAAACATGTGAGTCATGTTCAATTTCCAAAGAGATATGACGGTGTTGACAGAAATGACAGATACACCAATTGCGATATTGTGTTCTTTGGTTTAGGCTCTTTGTCTCTTCattaa
- the LOC104454850 gene encoding probable mixed-linked glucan synthase 6 isoform X2 yields MVLRSENRLLEGQRSSVICQRSQSYEGMTLDQNLEGSRGRMDNARWDSMAWKKYEGLPQNDSDFSCFLSCCVLKAMTPHPSSRLSYDTGQSGGLDAKGNELPRLIYVSCEKRLGFQHHKKAGAMNALVRVSAVLTNGPFLLNLDCDPYINNSKALREAMYLLMDRNLGKHNDVLCRSEFFCCGLRLKHSSASLHNSLGGHSVL; encoded by the exons ATGGTGCTTCGCTCCGAAAATCGACTACTTGAAGGACAAAGGTCATCCGTCATTTGTCAAAGATCACAAAGCTATGAAGGCATGACTTTAGATCAGAATCTTG AAGGTTCCCGAGGAAGGATGGATAATGCAAGATGGGACTCCATGGCCTGGAAAAAATACGAGGGACTGCCCCAGAATGATTCAg ATTTCTCTTGTTTCCTATCGTGCTGCGTTTTAAAGGCCATGACTCCACATCCAAGTTCTCGACTCAGTTATGATACGG GGCAAAGTGGAGGTCTTGATGCTAAGGGTAATGAGTTGCCACGTTTGATCTATGTTTCTTGTGAAAAACGTCTGGGCTTCCAACATCACAAGAAAGCTGGTGCCATGAATGCTCTT GTGAGAGTCTCTGCTGTCCTCACTAATGGACCTTTCTTGTTGAATCTTGATTGTGATCCCTACATAAACAACAGTAAGGCATTGAGAGAAGCCATGTATCTCTTGATGGATCGTAACCTTGGGAAACAT AATGACGTCCTCTGCCGAAGCGAGTTCTTTTGTTGTGGACTAAGATTAAAACACTCTTCAGCTTCCTTGCATAACTCATTAGGCGGACATTCTGTCTTATGA